The Pontibacter korlensis sequence AAGGCATACAGCCACAGCTTCGCCTGCACGTAACGGCTGCGGATGCGCTGGAGGATATGTATACTTTGCTCAACTGCCATACTTATACTTTGCTGCGCCTGCCGGCAATCCATCTTTCTACAATAAACAATAATGCCGCTGCTAATATCAGCCATTTTAAGAGTGGCTCTTGCTGCGCCTCTGGTACTGCCGCGGCTGCCACTGCTACTCGTTTAGTGGGTATTAATTGCTGCTCGTCCAGCGCCCGCACATCATGTTTAGCGGTCGTTTTTTGCTTAGGAAACAGTATAGGCAGCAGTAACTCCGGCAGCTGTGCACTTTGGCCAAGGCCGCTCCAGGCAGGGCTAAAGCCGCTTCGGAAAGTATAGATCTTGCCTTTACCAAGCTGCTGTACCTGCAGAAGTGTTTCGCCAGCATTGGTCTGCCATAAACCTGCACCTGCATCGCTACCACTTAAGCTTACCTGCCGTACCTGCACATGCTCAGCTCCACTCAAGGCCATACTTGTTTTTTGTGCGGATGGCTTTGAGGCTTGCTGTACCCACACCTGTAGCCCCTGCCGCACACGTTGACTCATACTTTGGGGTAGCTCCTCCTGCCTCAGCCAGAAAGCAAAATCAGCGGTAGCAGTGTCTGGGTTTAATGTAATAGGAAAGCCTGTGTAACTGCTAATTGCCTGTACTGCCGCCTGCAGGTATTTTACCTCGGCCTGCTGCGCCTCATTAGCAAGTATAGCTACCTGTAATGGCTCTTGCTGCACCTGTACTTGGCTGATGCCGCCGCTATAGCTTGCCTGCAACGAATCGTTCTGCCGCTGTAGCTGTAGCTCCTGGCCATTAGGCAGCTTTATACTTCGCGTTGTAATCAGAATACGATGCTTGCTGTAGGTGATAGCTTCGCGGGTGCTTTGGCCAACTACAAGCAGGAGGCCGTCGGGCGAGGTGTGCACAGCGGTTTGCAGCCAATAAGAAGTAACTTCTGTGGCAACAGGTATCCAGCGAATGTTTTCGGGTATGGCCTCGGGACGCGTGCCTGCAAAGTAGCGGCTTTGATCGGAGGTGAAAAGCCAGACACTATCCTGCAGATTTTTATACTTGCTGGTGAGCAAGGGCAGCAATGCCCAATGGTTTTGAGTGATGTTAAGTGTACTGTCGGTACTGCGGTTCTTGATCTGCCGCCACTTCTCTTGAGCTATATTTTTAAGATCAGAAGTATATGTGCACAACGTATAACCATGCTGCAACAGCGAATCAATAACAGGTTCAATAGGTTCTAAAGCGGAAGTATACAGCAGCTCCTCACTTACCAGAACTGCTTTCTGCCCCTTCTGTGCTTGCGGCTGATGCACCCATACCGGCTGCGCTAGCGCCACTGCCAGCAATATAAGTATCAGGCAGCGCAGCACCAGCAGCCAGAAGTTGTTCAGCTTTATGCTACTCCAGCGGCTGCTCGCCGATGCTTCCAGCCAGCGCAGGCTGCCTACCCTCACCGTCTTCCCCTGCCGTTTGTTCCACAGGTGAATGGCAATCGGTATTAGTATAGCCGACGCTGCAAAAAGCCAATATGGAGAGAGGAGAATCAAGAAGTTTGAAGGTTAGAGATTTAAATAGTTTAAGAGTTAATCAGATATTCACTCATGCATAATTATCCGTATAGCAGCCGTTTTTGCAGGAAGGTGCGCAGGGCTTTGTCCAGAGGTTCATCCGTTACAAAGCGGTCGTAGGCGATCTGGCGGTTGCGCATATCACGTTCCGTATTTTCTAGCCACTCCTGCAACCGTTGTAAGTATACTTTGCGCTGTTCAGCAGTGCTTACCTGCAGTGTCTGCCCTGTCTCTAAATCCTCGAAGGTGAGGGTACCGCTGTAGGAGAAGTTCAGCTCGTTGCGCGCTACCAAATGAAAAAGCAACAGCTCATGGCGCTGTGCGCCCAGCTTGTACAATAGCTCCGTTATTTCTTCCTCCTGTTCGTAAAGGTCGGTCAGGAACACCGTCAGCTCTTTCTGTTTTCGGTCGGCCAACAGGTTGGCGGCAGTTTGAGCATCCGGGAACTTGCCTTGCGGTTTTACTTCCGTTAACTGATGCCAGAAACGCTGCAGGTGCATGTTGTCGGAGCGCGGCGTTAGGTTAATAAGCTGATTCTCGTGCAGCACGTACAGCCCCACGGCATCTCCCTGGGTAGTTGCTAAGTAAGCCAGCGAGGCTACCAAAAACCGCGCATAATCCATTTTGCTCAGGCCGTTCTCATCCTCATGCGCCATTGAGGCGCTGCCATCCAGTATAAACCGCACTGTAATGTTAGTGTCTACCTCAGCCTCCCGGATGTAGTAGCGATCGGAGCGGGCAAACATCTTCCAGTCCAGCTGCCGTAGGTCGTCTCCAGGCTGGTAGCTGCGGTACTGGCTGAACTCCAGCCCCGCCCCACGCCGCAGACTCTGGTTCTGCCCCGCCAAAAAGCCTTCCACCACTGTTTTAGCCAACAGCGGCAGGTCCTTTATAGTAGCCAACACCTTCGGGTCGATGAATTTATGAGTGGTCAAAGTATTCGTTTTTCAGATATTATATTGCTCTATAAAAGTATAATTAATCACCACCTACACTAAACTCTGCCTTAGCTTCAGATCAAGTAACTCAGCCTCAATAGTCGCTTCATCCAATATAACATCCACACCACCAACTAGCTCTTCTCGCACCTTTAGCATGTACTTTTGGGTGTCGGTGTAGAGCACGATGGCAGCATCGTAATGTATGGTCTCGTCGAACTCCTGGTTCCAGTCCTGGTACACTTCAATCATCAGCACCTGCGACGACAGCACCTTTATCTCCGAGTATTGCCCCGACTGCAGCAGTTTCTCTTTGCGAAGCGGCGTTTTGCTTTCTTCTATCGCATACTCATAATAGGTGGTAGACGAACCGGACGTTAGTTTATAATCGGCGCTAATATTTATGAAGGACAAGTCGCCACGGTTGGTTTTGAGGCCAAGCGCAAACTCCGACGCCCAGTATAGCACCTGCTCACCAACAGCATGTATTTTTATGCTGTCAGTAAAGAAGTAACAGATTCTTTCCCCCACTATCTTCTTCAGGAGTTGTGTACCTGCCTCCGTCAGTTTTACATTCTCTATCTCTTCCATCTGTTTCTGCTTTTGTGTAAAATTTTTGTTCTACCAGGAAACCCCTCCTTGAGGGGAGAACTTATCCTGGCATGTAGTGTCCTTACACCAGCACCGCCTTCGGCAGCTTTATACTTTGCAGCAGCTCATCTACTACACGCTCTGGGGTGATACGCTCCGCTTCGGCCGTAAAGTTAACCAGCACGCGGTGGCGCAGCACCGGGTAGGCCATTGTTCTAATATCCTCCGAAGTAACAGCAAAACGCCCATGTAGTAGAGCTCTGGCCTTGGCAGTAAGTATAAGCGCCTGTCCGGCACGTGGGCCTGCTCCCCAGCGGCAGTAGTTTTTCACAAACTCTACAGTGGTGCTGTCGGGGCGAGTGGCGCGAACAACCTGGTTCACAAAGGACAGCAACTCGTCGCTAATGCTTACTTCCCGCACCAGTTGCCGTAGCTGAAGCACCTCCTGTCCGCTTATACTTGGCTGCACCTGCGCCTTTCTGGTGCCAGTGGTATTGGCTAGTATATTCAGTTCTTCCTGCTCAGTCGGGTACTTTATTTTGATGTAGAGCAGAAAGCGGTCGAGCTGTGCCTCGGGCAATGGGTACGTTCCAGCCTGCTCTATCGGGTTTTGAGTAGCCAGTAGGAAGAAAGGCTGTGGCAGCGGATAGGTCTTGCCCGCATAAGTTACCTCATACTCCTGCATCGCCTCCAGCAGGGCAGCCTGCGTTTTGGGCGGCGTACGGTTTACCTCGTCGGCCAAAACGATGTTGGAGAAGATTGGCCCTTCGTTAAACTTGAAAAAGCGCTTGCCGGTAACGTGGTCTTCCTCCAGCACCTCTGTACCCAATATATCTGTCGGCATCAGGTCTGGGGTAAACTGGATACGTCGGAAACCCAAGTCCATGGCACTGCTGAGCGTGCGCACGAGCAGCGTCTTCGCCAACCCTGGCACGCCTTCCAGCAAACCATGCCCGCCGGCCAGCAAGGTGATCAGCACCTCGTCTAGTACCTCCTCCTGGCCTACAATTACTTTTTGTATCTCCTGCTTTAGCTGTGGCAATTTTGCCAGCAGGTGTTTTATGTCTTGTTCAGTCATTTACAATTGACTTGTACTTCGTTGTAGTTAAGTCTATACTTTTAATTCAGCTTTTGACTCTTATCAGTTTTCCACCTCGCCAGCTGGGCCTTCCTTTTCTCCTTGATAAGAAAAGAAAGCAAAAGAATCGAGATGCTCCAAACTCGCCGAACGCTCAAACAAAAAATCGTAGTTGGTGCACACTGTTCAAACCTATACCCTGTAGGTGTAAAGAATTTGGCTATTATTCATTAACTCGTTAGCGCATACATAATAATGTTGACGCCGAATTTGGTGTTATCCTCGGCTAGCCAGCGTTTGTTTCGGAAGTCGTAGTCCCACTCGCAGCCGTAGTCTTTGTTGCTATAGAGTACTGCTATGCGCCCGTTTACTTCTATTGCCTTCAGGTAGTCGTGCACCAGGTCATCACCCCAGCCGTTTAGCTCAAATGATGTCGTAGGAGGCCCCTCATCGAAGGTGAAGAAGCTACGGTAGAGCTTGTGGTTGTTCGGAATCTTCTTCAGGGCGCTTGCCCCGAAAATCTGCCGCATCTGCTCTTCAAACGACTTGGCGAAAAGCCCGTCGATGTCGTGATTGCAGTCGTCTACAAACACAAAGCCGCCGTTGCGCACGTAAGTCTCGAAATTCTGCCGCTCCTTCTGGTTAAACTGCACCAGTTTATGCCCGCTCATGTAGCTGAAAGGATAATTAAATAGCTCTGAGCTCTCCAAAGAAATCACCTTCTCCTGCTCGTTTACCGGCACTGTAGTGTACTGGATAAGCGAGTGCAGCAAATTACTTGGCATACGCGGGTCGGTATCCCAGTTGCCGGAGCGGTATTGCAGACGCACAAAGGTGAAGGGTTGCACTTGGGTAGTTAAGAGTGTAGAGTTAAGAGCTTTTCAGTAAAACAGATGCCGCACACAGCAAGCTGTATACGGCATCGGAAGTATAAATCAGTTGCGATTATACCGCATCTGAAAGACTCGTGAACGTAAAGTCACGGATCTTCATTGGCGGGATAAGACTGCCGTTAATTCGCTGCGGTTTACCCAGGGCCTCCAGGTTGTTGAGCATGATCACAGGACTTTCGTTGAAGCGGAAGTTCTTCACCGGGTACTGAATCTTACCATTCTCGATGTAGAACGTACCGTCGCGTGTAAGGCCAGTGTAGAGCAACGTTTGTGGGTCTACGGAGCGGATATACCATAGGCGGGTAACAAGTATACCACGCTTGGTGCTCTTAATCATATCCTCCAGAGACTGGTTGCCACCTTCCATGATAATGTTACTTGGCGGCGGAACAGACACAGCACCTTTGTTAGAAGCCCAATAGCGGGTGTTGTACAGGTTCTTCACCACGCCCTTATCAATCCATGTTACTTTCTTCTGCGGACGCCCATCGCCTGCAAACGGTGCCTCTGGCACCTCCGGGTGCGCGGGATCAGAATATACCGTAATGCGCTCGTCTACCAGTTTCTCTCCTACTTTAGACTTGCCACCTGGTTTGCTCAAGAAGCTACGGCCCTCTTCAGCGTTGCGCTGGTCCATATTGTAAAACATGTTCTGCAACAAGTCGATAGAAGCGGCTGGTTCTAAGATAACGGTATACTTGCCTGGCTCCAGTGCTTTGGCGTTGCGTGAAGTAGCAGCTTTCTGGGCGGCAATTTCAGATGCTTTGCCTGTATCCAGCTTGCTTACGTCTGAAAAGTCCTGCGTTACATAACCTGAACCGGTGCCATCTTCGGTACGCATTGTTACCGAAAAGTCTACATAGGTAGATGGATGATAGGCAAACAAGCCTTTGTTATTCATCTTAGCTGTGAAATTCGTGTAGTGCTCCAGGAAACCTGCAGCCGTCAAGCCCTTATCAGTAGCCGCTTTTATACTTTTAGCTGCTGCATCGGCTCTAAAGGCTGGGTCAATCTTAGCCGTAGAGTCGAAATGAGCCTTTGTGGTGATATATTCCTGCGGCCCTAGCAGCTCCACATACTCCGGGCTTTCAGGTGCCAGGCGCGCGATCTCCTCTGAGCGGCGAATTACTTTTTCCAGGGACTTATCGTCGAACTCGTTGATGGTAGCTACTCCTGAGCGTTTGCCAAACCGGGACTCCACCGCCAGTGACACGTTTTCTTCCGCACCGCTCGTGGATACTTCGTTTCTGGCATAGCGGATGTTGCCGCCTGTGTTGCCGTTAAGTGTAATCTCACACTCATCGGCTTTCGAAAAACCCAGCGCCTTCTTTAGTATAGCCTGAGCTTCTTCTTTACTTAATATAGCCATTTTACTTAATGCTCAATTAGAAGGTGAAGGATTAGATTTTTCTGGCCGTGTTGATCACGTTCACACCATTAAAACGGGTATGGGCAGAGCCATGCGATACCGCGCTTATCTGGCTCGGCTGGCCCTTGCCATCGAAGAATGAGCCGAACAGGCGGTAATCGCTCTCGTCGCACATATCAGCGCATGAGTTCCAGAATTCCTGGGTGTTGCTCTGGTAAGCCACATCCTCCAATGGACCAACAATTTTACCTCCTTTGATCTCGTAGAAGGTAGTACCACCAAACTGGAAGTTATAGCGCTGCTGGTCGATAGAGTAGGAGCCACGGCCAGCGATGTAAATGCCTTTATCTACTCCGGAGATCAGTTGATCCACGTTCTTCTTCACCTTACCTGGTGCCAATGAAACGTTTGGCATACGCTGGAACTGTACTGAACTCCAGCTATCGGCGTAGCAGCAACCATGAGACTCAGGTTCGTTAATGATATGCGCCTGATCGCGGATAGCCTGGTAATTGACCAGCACACCGTTTTTGATTAAATCCCACTGCTTCGTCTTCACACCTTCATCATCCCAGCCAACATAGCCAAGAGAACCCTTCTGGGTTTTATCAGCAAAGATGTTCACCTTATCCGAACCATACTTAAAGTTCTTCGATTTCCACTTATCCAGCGTAGCGAAGGAGGTACCGGCATAGTTAGCCTCGTAACCCAGCACACGGTCCAGCTCCAGCGGGTGGCCAACAGACTCGTGGATGGTCAGGCCAAGGTGGTTCGGATCAAGCACCAGGTCATACTTACCAGCCATCACCGACTTGGCAGTTAACTTCTCTTTAGCCTGCTTAGCAGCCAGAGCGGCATCCTCTAGTATGTCGTAGGCGTAGCGGTAGCCAGTCAAGCCTGTACCTTCAGGTCCTTTGATCTTTTCTGATGCTTTCGGGATCATGTATTCCCAACCCATGCCCATAGGGGCACTCAGCGCCTCACGCGTTTTGAACTTACCAGAGGCTTTATCTACAGCCGTAACCGTAAAGTTTGGCCAGATGCGGTGAATATCCTGATCTATGTAAGAGCCATCGGTAGAGGCAAAGTATTTCTGCTCGTTAACCTGAAACAGGGCAGAGTTTACGAAGTTAGCGCCGTTATCCATGGCAGCGGCGTTGGCTGCTAACAGTAGATCAGCCTTCTCGCCTACTGGCACCTCAAAAGTATTCTTTTCAATTGGAGTTCTCCAGCTAACTTCACCATAGCCTTTTACAGGAGCCAGCTTTACAGGTTCTTTCTGCAGTTTAGAGTTAGCCTTAGCGATGGCTACTGCCTGCTCTGCGGCTTTCTGCACACCTTTATCAGTTACATCGGAAGTAGCAGCAAAGCCCCAAGTGCCGTTTGCCAACACACGCACACCCACACCGTAAGACTCGGCGTTTACAATATTCTGCACCTGCTTTTCGCGGGTAAAGATGTACTGCTGCAGGTAACGGCCAACACGCACATCAGCATAAGATGCCCCTTTGGATTTAGCGGAGTTTAGAGCCACATCGGCCAGGCGCTTTTTCAAGGCCACATCAA is a genomic window containing:
- a CDS encoding DUF4159 domain-containing protein, with protein sequence MQPFTFVRLQYRSGNWDTDPRMPSNLLHSLIQYTTVPVNEQEKVISLESSELFNYPFSYMSGHKLVQFNQKERQNFETYVRNGGFVFVDDCNHDIDGLFAKSFEEQMRQIFGASALKKIPNNHKLYRSFFTFDEGPPTTSFELNGWGDDLVHDYLKAIEVNGRIAVLYSNKDYGCEWDYDFRNKRWLAEDNTKFGVNIIMYALTS
- a CDS encoding TldD/PmbA family protein, whose product is MAILSKEEAQAILKKALGFSKADECEITLNGNTGGNIRYARNEVSTSGAEENVSLAVESRFGKRSGVATINEFDDKSLEKVIRRSEEIARLAPESPEYVELLGPQEYITTKAHFDSTAKIDPAFRADAAAKSIKAATDKGLTAAGFLEHYTNFTAKMNNKGLFAYHPSTYVDFSVTMRTEDGTGSGYVTQDFSDVSKLDTGKASEIAAQKAATSRNAKALEPGKYTVILEPAASIDLLQNMFYNMDQRNAEEGRSFLSKPGGKSKVGEKLVDERITVYSDPAHPEVPEAPFAGDGRPQKKVTWIDKGVVKNLYNTRYWASNKGAVSVPPPSNIIMEGGNQSLEDMIKSTKRGILVTRLWYIRSVDPQTLLYTGLTRDGTFYIENGKIQYPVKNFRFNESPVIMLNNLEALGKPQRINGSLIPPMKIRDFTFTSLSDAV
- a CDS encoding DUF58 domain-containing protein, producing the protein MTTHKFIDPKVLATIKDLPLLAKTVVEGFLAGQNQSLRRGAGLEFSQYRSYQPGDDLRQLDWKMFARSDRYYIREAEVDTNITVRFILDGSASMAHEDENGLSKMDYARFLVASLAYLATTQGDAVGLYVLHENQLINLTPRSDNMHLQRFWHQLTEVKPQGKFPDAQTAANLLADRKQKELTVFLTDLYEQEEEITELLYKLGAQRHELLLFHLVARNELNFSYSGTLTFEDLETGQTLQVSTAEQRKVYLQRLQEWLENTERDMRNRQIAYDRFVTDEPLDKALRTFLQKRLLYG
- a CDS encoding BatA domain-containing protein, translated to MILLSPYWLFAASAILIPIAIHLWNKRQGKTVRVGSLRWLEASASSRWSSIKLNNFWLLVLRCLILILLAVALAQPVWVHQPQAQKGQKAVLVSEELLYTSALEPIEPVIDSLLQHGYTLCTYTSDLKNIAQEKWRQIKNRSTDSTLNITQNHWALLPLLTSKYKNLQDSVWLFTSDQSRYFAGTRPEAIPENIRWIPVATEVTSYWLQTAVHTSPDGLLLVVGQSTREAITYSKHRILITTRSIKLPNGQELQLQRQNDSLQASYSGGISQVQVQQEPLQVAILANEAQQAEVKYLQAAVQAISSYTGFPITLNPDTATADFAFWLRQEELPQSMSQRVRQGLQVWVQQASKPSAQKTSMALSGAEHVQVRQVSLSGSDAGAGLWQTNAGETLLQVQQLGKGKIYTFRSGFSPAWSGLGQSAQLPELLLPILFPKQKTTAKHDVRALDEQQLIPTKRVAVAAAAVPEAQQEPLLKWLILAAALLFIVERWIAGRRSKV
- a CDS encoding AAA family ATPase, whose protein sequence is MTEQDIKHLLAKLPQLKQEIQKVIVGQEEVLDEVLITLLAGGHGLLEGVPGLAKTLLVRTLSSAMDLGFRRIQFTPDLMPTDILGTEVLEEDHVTGKRFFKFNEGPIFSNIVLADEVNRTPPKTQAALLEAMQEYEVTYAGKTYPLPQPFFLLATQNPIEQAGTYPLPEAQLDRFLLYIKIKYPTEQEELNILANTTGTRKAQVQPSISGQEVLQLRQLVREVSISDELLSFVNQVVRATRPDSTTVEFVKNYCRWGAGPRAGQALILTAKARALLHGRFAVTSEDIRTMAYPVLRHRVLVNFTAEAERITPERVVDELLQSIKLPKAVLV
- a CDS encoding TldD/PmbA family protein, with translation MKRRNFLELSALGFGGLMMPSIPVFGDIISPEKALEQVDVALKKRLADVALNSAKSKGASYADVRVGRYLQQYIFTREKQVQNIVNAESYGVGVRVLANGTWGFAATSDVTDKGVQKAAEQAVAIAKANSKLQKEPVKLAPVKGYGEVSWRTPIEKNTFEVPVGEKADLLLAANAAAMDNGANFVNSALFQVNEQKYFASTDGSYIDQDIHRIWPNFTVTAVDKASGKFKTREALSAPMGMGWEYMIPKASEKIKGPEGTGLTGYRYAYDILEDAALAAKQAKEKLTAKSVMAGKYDLVLDPNHLGLTIHESVGHPLELDRVLGYEANYAGTSFATLDKWKSKNFKYGSDKVNIFADKTQKGSLGYVGWDDEGVKTKQWDLIKNGVLVNYQAIRDQAHIINEPESHGCCYADSWSSVQFQRMPNVSLAPGKVKKNVDQLISGVDKGIYIAGRGSYSIDQQRYNFQFGGTTFYEIKGGKIVGPLEDVAYQSNTQEFWNSCADMCDESDYRLFGSFFDGKGQPSQISAVSHGSAHTRFNGVNVINTARKI